In Candidatus Methylomirabilota bacterium, the following proteins share a genomic window:
- a CDS encoding glutamate synthase subunit beta: protein MGKPTGFIEFKREKQPYRPVEERIHDWKQVMLPWPTETLRRQGARCMDCGIPFCHRGCPLGNIIPDWNDLVYRDRWRDAIERLHATNNFPEFTGTACPAPCEGSCVLGINNDPVTIKAIELAIIEHAFKAEWIRPEPPAVRTGKKVAVVGSGPAGLAAAQQLNRAGHWVTVFERADRIGGLLRYGIPEFKLEKRVLDRRLDQLQKEEIQFRVNANVGMNVPVEELRREFDAILLAGGATAPRDLKIPGRELRGIHFAMEYLTLQNRRCQGEVIPDEAFITANGKRVVIIGGGDTGADCLGTAHRQEALSVYQFELLPRPPDTRAPENPWPQWPVVLRTSSAHEEGGNREFSISTTSFSGENGQVQKLHAHRVEMTTENGRMSFKPIPSTEFEMEVDLVLLAMGFLGPERNGLLNELGVRLTERGSVWRDESWMTSVSGVFTAGDMQRGQSLIVWAIAEGRSAARGIDQYLMGRSDLPAPLS, encoded by the coding sequence ATGGGTAAGCCGACCGGTTTCATCGAATTCAAGCGCGAAAAACAGCCGTACCGGCCTGTCGAGGAGCGGATCCACGACTGGAAGCAGGTCATGCTGCCGTGGCCGACGGAGACGCTGAGACGGCAGGGGGCGCGCTGTATGGATTGCGGCATCCCGTTCTGCCATCGCGGCTGCCCGCTTGGCAATATCATCCCGGACTGGAACGATCTGGTCTACCGCGACCGATGGCGGGACGCCATCGAGCGTTTGCATGCGACGAACAACTTCCCCGAGTTTACCGGGACCGCCTGCCCAGCACCATGCGAAGGATCGTGCGTCCTCGGTATCAACAACGATCCGGTGACGATCAAGGCGATCGAACTGGCCATCATCGAACATGCCTTTAAGGCAGAATGGATCAGGCCGGAGCCCCCCGCCGTGCGCACCGGTAAGAAGGTCGCCGTGGTCGGCTCAGGCCCGGCAGGACTTGCCGCGGCCCAGCAGCTCAACCGCGCCGGTCACTGGGTCACGGTCTTCGAGCGGGCCGACCGGATTGGCGGTCTGTTGCGCTACGGGATCCCGGAGTTTAAACTGGAGAAGCGGGTCCTGGACCGTCGGCTGGACCAGCTTCAGAAGGAGGAGATCCAGTTTCGGGTCAACGCGAACGTAGGGATGAATGTGCCCGTTGAAGAGCTGCGGCGAGAGTTCGATGCGATCCTGCTCGCCGGAGGCGCCACGGCGCCGCGCGACCTCAAGATCCCCGGACGCGAACTGCGTGGTATCCACTTCGCGATGGAGTATCTCACCCTTCAGAACCGGCGATGCCAGGGCGAGGTCATCCCTGACGAGGCGTTCATTACGGCTAACGGAAAGCGTGTGGTCATCATCGGCGGCGGCGATACCGGCGCCGACTGTCTCGGGACCGCCCACCGGCAAGAGGCCCTCTCCGTTTACCAGTTTGAGCTACTCCCGCGTCCGCCAGACACCCGCGCGCCGGAGAACCCATGGCCGCAGTGGCCCGTCGTCCTCAGAACCTCGTCCGCTCATGAAGAGGGCGGCAATCGGGAGTTCTCGATCTCCACCACGAGCTTCTCAGGAGAAAATGGGCAGGTTCAGAAGCTGCACGCCCATCGGGTCGAGATGACGACCGAAAACGGCCGGATGAGCTTCAAGCCGATTCCGAGCACCGAGTTCGAGATGGAGGTCGATCTCGTCCTGCTGGCCATGGGATTTCTGGGTCCAGAGCGCAATGGGCTACTGAACGAACTCGGCGTACGACTCACCGAGCGCGGCAGCGTCTGGCGGGATGAGAGCTGGATGACCAGCGTGTCGGGCGTCTTCACGGCGGGCGACATGCAGCGCGGTCAGTCGCTGATCGTCTGGGCTATTGCCGAGGGCCGCAGCGCTGCCCGCGGTATCGACCAATACCTGATGGGCCGCTCCGACCTCCCCGCGCCCCTCTCATAA
- a CDS encoding S8/S53 family peptidase, translated as MNTGIALGKQTRWLSILIVVVALITSWAPWVRAQSETITLPQHIHPALKHLIFEGRADRAHVLDLVVGLSLRNQPILDAILAAQHDPSSPWFHRWLSPDEFGAWFGPTEQAHGNVIKWLQSHGLTVTQTWPNRLIINARGSVAQVEAALGVSINRYRRNDQLFYANARDPQVPAELAGIISSIQGLEDLSQLTPHLNAIPYTPSEATGNVLPHLKLGSTTLFGPKDLYAAYNFTPLFNAGSTGASQKIAIATAYTFKVADINSFEQNSGLPKSPSSRFQWYFPTGMTTTLGDETTLDVEWSSAMAPGAKIQGVIGKNALLSTFTTVYNYIVTNSSLSSTRVVSTSWGLCETQMPRATMTTDNNIFKQGTAQGQSWFAASGDGGADDCGNGGTTPEVDFPASSPFVTAVGGTTLTTPFNSSGTATGYGSETAWSGSGGGKSMIFGKPSYQNDVTPADGGRDVPDVSLEAGPTPGNLLVYNGRLYRAWGTSLAAPQWAGLFAIVNQRKSGAGLGNANPRLYGLGVIVPNDFHDVTIGNNSSGTTAGFSAGPGYDQVTGWGSYNAYQLAISY; from the coding sequence ATGAACACGGGAATCGCTCTTGGGAAACAGACGCGTTGGTTATCTATCCTCATCGTGGTAGTTGCTCTGATTACCTCATGGGCTCCGTGGGTCCGGGCCCAATCTGAGACGATCACCCTTCCACAGCACATACACCCCGCCCTGAAGCACCTTATCTTCGAAGGTCGGGCCGATCGCGCCCACGTCCTCGATCTTGTCGTGGGTCTCTCGCTTCGGAATCAGCCGATCCTGGATGCGATCCTCGCCGCCCAGCACGATCCATCCTCACCCTGGTTCCACCGATGGTTAAGCCCCGACGAGTTTGGCGCCTGGTTCGGTCCTACCGAGCAGGCTCATGGCAACGTCATCAAATGGCTCCAGTCGCATGGTCTTACGGTCACCCAGACGTGGCCTAATCGCCTCATCATCAACGCCCGCGGCTCCGTCGCTCAGGTCGAAGCAGCTCTCGGCGTCTCTATCAACCGCTACCGCCGCAACGACCAGCTCTTTTATGCTAACGCCCGGGATCCTCAAGTTCCAGCCGAACTCGCGGGTATCATCAGCTCTATCCAGGGACTTGAAGATCTGAGCCAGCTTACGCCTCATCTGAATGCCATCCCCTACACGCCTTCTGAAGCAACCGGTAACGTACTGCCTCACCTGAAACTTGGCAGCACAACGCTCTTCGGCCCGAAAGACCTCTACGCGGCGTATAACTTCACTCCCCTCTTTAACGCCGGATCTACCGGCGCGAGCCAGAAGATAGCGATCGCCACGGCCTACACTTTCAAGGTCGCGGATATCAACAGCTTCGAGCAGAACTCCGGTCTTCCTAAGAGTCCCAGTAGCCGTTTCCAATGGTATTTCCCAACAGGAATGACAACCACACTTGGCGACGAGACGACGTTGGACGTGGAATGGTCCAGCGCCATGGCTCCTGGCGCCAAGATCCAGGGCGTCATCGGGAAGAACGCGCTCCTCTCGACCTTCACAACGGTCTACAACTATATCGTCACAAACTCGAGTCTCTCCTCTACGCGCGTTGTCAGCACAAGCTGGGGGCTCTGCGAAACACAAATGCCACGCGCTACTATGACGACCGATAACAACATCTTCAAGCAAGGCACCGCCCAGGGACAGAGCTGGTTTGCCGCTTCCGGTGATGGGGGGGCCGACGACTGCGGCAATGGTGGGACCACACCGGAGGTCGATTTTCCGGCCTCAAGCCCGTTCGTCACCGCTGTCGGCGGTACGACCCTGACCACACCTTTTAACAGCTCCGGAACCGCCACAGGCTATGGCAGCGAGACGGCCTGGAGCGGCAGTGGCGGCGGGAAGAGCATGATCTTCGGCAAGCCAAGTTATCAGAACGACGTGACCCCGGCAGACGGGGGACGCGATGTGCCGGATGTGAGTCTGGAAGCCGGCCCTACCCCCGGCAACCTGCTCGTCTATAATGGCCGTCTTTACCGCGCCTGGGGAACCAGCCTGGCGGCCCCTCAATGGGCAGGACTCTTCGCGATTGTAAATCAACGCAAGAGTGGCGCTGGACTCGGCAACGCTAATCCAAGACTGTACGGTCTTGGCGTGATTGTACCCAATGACTTCCATGACGTGACGATAGGGAATAACAGCAGCGGAACAACCGCTGGGTTCTCAGCCGGTCCTGGGTACGATCAAGTCACCGGCTGGGGCTCATACAACGCCTATCAGCTTGCGATCAGCTACTGA
- a CDS encoding YqgE/AlgH family protein — translation MAAAAQSPALAGQLLVARDDLRDPRFFRSVVYVVHHDAGGAMGLILNRPIGEVPLSELLEQAGLEGTGVKGKIRVHFGGPVEPDRGFVLHTADYKSEGTKVVKAGIAVTARPEILLAMGTRTGPRKSLFALGYAGWAPGQLEAEIKAGAWEIVTADETLVFDENAETKWERAMARRTIRL, via the coding sequence ATGGCCGCTGCCGCCCAGTCCCCTGCGCTCGCCGGTCAGCTTCTGGTTGCCAGAGATGACCTTCGAGACCCGCGATTCTTCCGCTCCGTGGTCTATGTCGTTCACCATGACGCGGGAGGAGCGATGGGTCTCATCCTGAACAGGCCGATCGGGGAAGTGCCCCTGTCCGAACTACTAGAACAGGCCGGGTTAGAAGGCACAGGAGTCAAAGGGAAGATTCGCGTACACTTTGGAGGACCGGTAGAGCCGGACCGGGGATTCGTCCTGCATACCGCGGACTACAAGAGCGAGGGTACTAAGGTCGTCAAGGCTGGTATCGCCGTAACGGCACGGCCCGAGATCCTCCTGGCCATGGGTACCAGGACCGGTCCGCGCAAGAGCCTCTTTGCATTAGGCTATGCCGGTTGGGCGCCCGGCCAGCTCGAGGCAGAAATCAAGGCAGGCGCTTGGGAGATCGTCACGGCCGACGAAACGCTCGTGTTTGATGAGAACGCCGAGACGAAGTGGGAGCGCGCCATGGCCCGACGGACGATTCGCCTCTGA
- the rdgB gene encoding RdgB/HAM1 family non-canonical purine NTP pyrophosphatase: MQLVLATANAGKIREIVTILSELRISFLSLASLHGYIPPVESGATYAENAAAKAQAVAAFSGCWALADDSGIEVEALGGQPGAHSGRYLGLTATDLERNQRILELLKGIPLVRRRARFQCVAAVAGPGGELTLSHGSCDGIIAESLSGNSGFGYDPIFIVPDLGVTMASLPPEVKNRISHRARALENMKPYLQRLSLAAA, encoded by the coding sequence ATGCAGTTGGTCTTGGCGACGGCAAACGCGGGAAAAATTCGGGAAATCGTGACCATCCTCAGCGAGCTGAGGATTTCTTTTTTATCGCTTGCCTCGCTTCACGGGTATATACCGCCGGTCGAGTCCGGCGCTACGTACGCTGAGAACGCTGCTGCTAAGGCTCAGGCGGTTGCAGCGTTCAGTGGTTGTTGGGCTCTTGCGGATGATTCCGGCATCGAGGTGGAAGCCCTTGGAGGACAGCCCGGGGCTCACTCCGGCCGGTACCTCGGCCTGACGGCCACTGATCTGGAGCGTAACCAGCGGATCCTTGAGTTGCTGAAAGGGATACCGCTCGTACGACGGCGGGCTCGTTTTCAGTGTGTGGCGGCCGTGGCCGGCCCCGGAGGAGAGTTAACGCTTTCTCATGGAAGTTGCGACGGGATCATCGCCGAATCTCTGAGCGGCAATAGCGGGTTCGGCTATGATCCTATTTTCATCGTTCCAGACCTTGGTGTGACGATGGCCTCGCTTCCACCGGAGGTCAAGAATAGAATCAGCCATCGCGCGCGGGCCCTCGAGAATATGAAACCGTATTTGCAACGCCTCTCCCTTGCCGCAGCATGA